The stretch of DNA TGGAACCGTTAAATATAAATTTAGCCAGTTCGCTAGAGCTATCTTTAATTCGCTCTAGTACGTCTGATAATGAGTAACCAAACGCTAATTGATTAACTACATAACCACTTGCTAGTGACAGTCCGCTGGTTTCTCTATAAATTATTTGGCACTGTTCGCTGTCGAGAACGATGCCTTTTTCTCTGGCTTGATATTCTATCAATTCCGAACCGTCTATTTCGAGTAAGCTTTCGAGATAAATGGGAGCAAATAAAGCTTGCTCGCGGGTGGTAATTATTACTTTGACTGTTCGCGGTAAGTCGTATAAAAAGGAAAGGATTTCTTGTTGATTCTCGACACTTTCTAAGTTGTCTAATATTAACAAAGTCGGTATTTTGCTTAGATATTCTCTGATGCTGTCTAGCTGTTGAAGGGGTTCGGCTGAGGCGATGTCTGGACGATTTAATGTCCGGGCGATCGCGCGGCAAATATCCCCCAAAGTGCGATCGCGTTGGAGTCTGGGTAAAATTCCTGCGGATGTCAGGTGATTTTCCTTGGCAGATGTAAAGATAATCGCATCGAAGGTAGGAGCGCTAGGATATGCTTCGGGAATGCGACTGGCTTGCAAACACCGATAGGCCGCTTCTAATGCCAGTGCAGTTTTGCCGACTCCAGGGAGGCCGTTGACGCTGACGATCTGAGGGGTATGATGGCTGAGGCCGACTTCGCGATCGCAAGATAGCATTTCTAGCAGTCTAGCCATCTCTGTTTCCCGACCGATAAAGCGGGTGCGATCGGGGGCCGGTAAGTTTTGACGGGGAGTGGCAATGCCTTCATTCGGAGGCGTTGCAGGAGTAAATGCCTGCAATTTCAACCTGGATGCGTAGCTGTTGTTTTGATGGGAAATCAGAGCGGGGATTTTGTAGCTGTCGATAAATGCGATCGGTTCCATCTTTTCATCTAAGATTCCCCTGTTTCCAGCAGCGGATTGAGCCGAGTTAAATCTCTGCAATGGTAGGTTTTCAGCAGCTTTTTCCTCCTCTAGCTGGCGAAATTGATTGAGTAAGGAAATTCTCAGACGGTTTTCCTTACCTCGATGGTTGCCACTGACTGCAAACTTTTTGTAGACTTGCCCCATTTGCTTGAGACAAGCACCGGCAGAGGTTCGCAGTTGAATAGCGATCTCTTCGTAATCTTTCTCTTCTGCAAACCGCATGATAAAAATTTGCTCTTGATTGGGAGACAGTTCGCGATCGCGAGCCATCTTGATCAGGAACTCCCGCTCTAACATCAGCCTCTCTCCTTTCTATAGTTCTTTTCTATTTTAAGAGATTTTCAGAGGTTTTCAGAAATTATTGATGATACCTTCGTAGGGTAGGCGCTGCTTGGCAGAGTTAAAGTTATCCCTCTTTTGTCACTGAGCGTGAGAGTAAAATAAAAGATAAAACTGCCAAAGCCTTTGAAACCAATGGTTACAGCACCTCCACCAACTCCTTACTCCACAGTCACCGACTTAGCCAAATTCCTGGGCTGATCCACATCCAAACCCCGCCGCGCCGCAATGTGATAAGCCAGCAATTGCAAAGGAATTACTGTCAAAATTGGCGACAGTAACTCATCCACCATTGGTACAGGCAAAACATCATTAAAAACATCGCCCCCAGTCAAAAGTTCCTTCGGCATTACCCCAATTAAACGGGCATCTCGCGCCTTAGCTTCCTGGGCATTAGAAAGCACCTTTTCATAAACACTACCAGGCATAGCGATCGCCACCACCGGCACTTTCGCATCCAACAAGGCAATCGGCCCGTGTTTCATCTCTCCTGCTGGATAACCCTCAGCATGAATATAACTAATTTCCTTCAACTTCAAAGCCCCTTCCAAAGCAATAGGAAAATTAATTCCTCGCCCTAAAAAGATAAAATCGCGCGTTTCATTGAACTCGTGGGAAAGTTCCTCAATTTGCCTTTCCTGAATCTCTAAAAACCTCTCCATTGCGATCGGTAACTGTCGCAAACCTGCCATGATTTCTTTCAATCTACTTTCGGTGACAGTTTGCCGCTGATAAGCCAAATCTAAAGCCAAGCAATAAAATGCCATCAATTGACCGACAAAAGTCTTAGTAGCGGCAACGCCTATTTCCATTCCGGCATGAGTATTAATAATATGCGGAATTGTATGACCTAGAGAACTTTCCGGCCGATTAGTAATGCCCAGCATTCTAGCTCGAAATTTGTCAGTAAAACCAGCACGGCGCTGTTCTTCCATCCCCAAAGCTGCCAGCGTGTCGGCAGTTTCGCCAGACTGAGTAACACCAATTGTCAGAGTATTTGCCATCAATGGTGCCGGTGCATAGCGATATTCAGAAGCGTATTGCACCGTTGTGGGAATATTTGCTAACTGTTCTAAAAGATATTTCCCCACCAGAGAAGCGTGCCAAGAAGTGCCACAAGCTAAAATAGAAATATGTTCTAAATCAGCGCATAATTCTGTTGGCAAACCTAGATTAATTGGCGATTTCCCATTTCCCATCCACTCGCTATCGGCGTAAGCTTCCAAACAATCGCGCACAACTGTCGGTTGTTCGTAAATTTCCTTGTGCATGAAGTGCTTAAAGCCCTGTTTTTCAACCAGAATCGGGTTCCATCCCAATATCCGAGGGCTTTTTTTGAGCTTCTCACCAGCAAAGTTATAAACTTCAACACCCATCGGCGTTAACCTCGCCAATTCCCCATTTTCTAAAGATAGTACGGCGCGGGTGTGGGCTACCAATGCGGGCGTATCAGAAGCACAGAAAAATTCTCCAGAACCAAAGCCAATGACTAGAGGAGCGTGCTGTCTTGCTACAATTAACTCATCGGGATAGTCTGCACAAAGAACTGCGATCGCAAACGCCCCCTGCAATTGATTCACCGCCGCTAACACCGCCTCTAAAAAAGCCTCTGAATCGCGCAATTCTAAGGAATCAGCATTCCCCGTCTCCCCATCTTCCTTCTTCCCTCTTCCTTCTTCCCTCTTCCTTCCGCTTTCTGCCATCAACTCAGCAATTAAATTCGGGATGACCTCAGTATCCGTCTCCGAGATAAACTTATGTCCCTTAGCCTTGAGCTCTTCCCGTAACTCCCAATAATTTTCCACAATCCCATTTTGCACTACCGCCACCTGGCGATCGCTATCCAGATGCGGATGGGCGTTATACTCCTCTGGCTTCCCGTGAGTCGCCCAGCGAGTGTGCCCAATGCCAATCGCGGCTGGAGTTTCCGCCCCAGCCAACTTTTCCCGCAGATTATGCAGTTTACCCTTCGCACGCACGCAATTAATTTGTCCTTCCCAGATCGTAGCGAGGCCAGCCGAATCGTAGCCCCGGTATTCCAGTTTTTCCAACCCCGCCAGTAAAATTTCACTTGCTGCTTGGGTGCCGATATAGCCAACGATTCCGCACATTTAAGGTAAAACTCCTGCTGAGGGCATCATATCCAACCTACAAGGCGTGTAGGGAAACCGTCAATTGATTTTAGACTGAACTTTTACTGTAGTGAATTATCCCCCTAAAAGTAAACCCCGTAGAAATCAAGAGGGGCTAGGGGCTAGGGGCTAGGGGTTAGGGAAGAAGGCAGAAGGCAGAAGGCAGAAGGGTTTAAATCTATGGTGACAGAAATTCAGAATCTCCTAACCGACGTTCATCGGTTGCTATATTTGTACTTTAGCGCTAAAACATCTATTGATATATTCCGCCCTATTCCTTCTTCCCTCTTCCCTCTTCCCTACCCCCTAGCCCCTTCTTATGACAGACCAACCCCGCACCCGCCAGGAATTATACGATCGCATCCGAGAAATTGGTAGAGAAGAATTCATTCTGGAAGAAATGATCCGCTATGGATTTTGGCCCGCCCAAGGCGAAATTCCCCAAGATCCCGCCGATGAAATTCGTCGCGAAGGAGAAATTAGGCGAGAACTTAATGAACTCCAGCAGCAAAGTCGTCAACTCCAAAATGAAAAGACACTCCGCAAACAAGCACTTCAGCAACGGTTAGCAGAATCGCGGCGAAAGCAGCAGGAAACAAAAGAACGCCGGGAAAGAGAAAGACAACAAAAAGCTGAGAATTGGCAACAGCGAAAACAGCAAGAAATCCTCTATCTTGGCGATGGTATATCGGGCGGATTAAATAACTTTAACGCCGAGATCGAACGCTTACAAAGCTATGGATTACCCATTTGCAATACCGCCGAACAAATTGCCGCCGCCATCAACATTAACATCGGAGAATTACGCTTTCTAGCTTTTTCGCGCAAAACTTCCACCATCTCCCACTATATCCGTTTCAAAATCCCTAAGAAAACAGGAGGCGATCGCCTGATTTCTGCCCCCATGCCGCGCCTTAAAAAAGTACAGCATTGGATTCTTGATAATATACTAGAAAAAATGGAACTGCATACAGCAGCTCACGGCTTTCGTCCCCACCATTCAATCGTTACAAACGCCTTACCTCATGTCAAAGCAGAAGTTATTATCAACTTCGACCTCAAAGACTTTTTCCCCTCAATTTCTTATAAGCGAGTCAAAGGACTTTTTCAATCCTTCGGCTATGCAGAAGCCGCCGCTACAATTTTTGGTTTACTGTGTACAGAACCCGAAATTGAACAAGTAGAACTAGACGGCAAAACATACTTTGTAGCATTAACAGAACGCCACTTACCTCAAGGTTCGCCCGCCAGTCCAGCCATTACAAATCTACTATGTCGCCGTCTCGATAACCGCCTTACTACAATGGCTGAAGACATGGGATTTGTTTACACCCGCTACGCCGATGACCTAACATTTTCAGCTTCAGGTGATAGCCTTCGCTATATTTGTAACATTCTTAAACGTACAGAATCAATTGTAGCACATGAGGGATTTACTATTAATCAACAAAAAACTAGAATCCTGCGAAAGAATCGACAACAAGAAGTTACCGGCATTGTAGTCAATGACCGCCCCAGTATTTCTAAAAAAGAGCTAAAACGCTTTCGTGCTACCTTGTATCAAATAGAAAAAGATGGCCCCGAAGGTAAACACTGGGGTAATTCTTCTGATGTCATTGCCTCAATTCAAGGTTTTGCTAACTTTGTGGCAATGGTCGATCCTGAAAAAGGTAGGGAATTTCAAAAACAGGTTAAACAAATTAAAGAAAAATTGAGGTAAAGATGAAATACTAATTCAATTAAATGAGAGAATAGGAAACGGGAAAAGAAAATATCCCACAAAGTAAAACCAAAATCTAAAATCGATATGACTTATTGCCTTGGCATTATTACCCGCTATGGAATGGTGATGGCTGCGGACTCCCGCACTAATGCAGGAGTCGATTATATCTCAACTTACCAAAAATTATTTGACTTTTCCTGTCCGGGGGAACGGGTAATCTTAGTCTGTACTTCAGGCAACCTATCCATGACTCAAGGGGTAATTAGTGGACTGAATAAAGATATTAAAGTCGCAGCCGATATGAACCTCCATACTCTTCCTTCCTTATACGAAGTTGCCCGCTATATTGGAGGGAAAATCCGTTCTATGGTTGAACTCGACCAAGCTTGGCTAAAGAAGGACGGCATTGATGCTAAATGCAGTCTACTTTTGGGAGGACAAATTAAAGGTCAAGAACCGGAATTGTTTATGATTTACAGCCAAGGTAACTGTATTCAAGCCACTTCAGAAACTCCTTTTCTACAAATTGGAGAGGCTAAGTATGGCAAACCTATTTTAGATCGTGCTCTCAGTTTTGAAACTCCATTGGAAGGGGCAGCTAAATGTGCTCTGCTATCCATTGATTCTACGATGAAATCGAATATTTCTGTAGGGCCGCCGATTAATTTGGTGATGTATGAAACCGATAGCTTAGTTGTTCGGAATCGGTTGTTATTGCGTCTGGGAGATCCTTATTTGGCGGAGATTCGCAAGATGTGGGAGGTTTCTCTGAGAGAAGCTTTTGACCGCATTCCTGATATCAACTGGCGGCACAATTTAGAGAAAGAGCCGTCGGAAGATATTATTATTGATTGATTTAATTACCATAATTATTCAGGAATTACGTACCCAACCACAGAAACCGGTTTTTTGAGAGAATCTGTGGATAAGGGCGAAGTATTTTCGTAAAAAACCCGGTTTCTGGAGCCATGAGCTTAAGTCCTATTATTTTTGTTTATCCATATAACAAAAAAACTATTTGCTCTTATTAATGGGAACAAATAGGCTTTGTTTTATGGCTGCTGCATTCTGAGAATTTAGCTTGTATAGCAACCGCCACAACGGTCTTGACATTCTCGGTCGCCCAAACCATGTCCACTATTGCATTTTCCTCCTACATAAGAGCCTCCTGCCTCCTGCCTTCTGCCTTCTGCCTTCTGCCATAAGAGTGTCAAGTTACTGCACGCTTTGCTGGATTCAAAAACAAATTCAACAGGTTAATAGCTACGATAATTAACATCTGCCTAGTAATCTGTGCAGCCAATACTAACCCAGTATCACCACCTAATTGCGTCACTGTTGCCATCATTGCTTCCATTCCTCCCGGCATAAAGCATAAAATTGCTGTCACGATATCGACATGAGTAATAATGTGAAACTCATATCCGATCGCAAGACAGCACACCATCAGTACAATTACCAGCAAGATTTCCAGTAATACTGCTTTCCCAATCAGACGGACATTTTGCCAATTAAACTTCAAACCTATGGAGAGTCCCACCAGCAAGAGTGCTCCAATAAATAGCGATCGCGGTATCTGAAATTCGTAAGGCAACCCCCAGAAGACGACGAGTCCAAGCAAGAAACTTCCTAAAAATCCAGATGTCGGTAGCTTCAGCCGATCGCCTGCGAAAATTCCCAAACTACAGCATCCCGCCAATACCAGTAAATTAACAAACATGGGTACTGGATGAGAGTTTGCTGCGACTGGCAACAACGTCAAAGTCTCGCTTCCTGCAATAACCGGAGAGAAAAAGTTCGCTACTGAGGGAACGAGTAAGACCACAAGTATCATGCGAATATACTGAAGGACAGCAACCGAAACACTATCGGCCCCTAGTTCTTCACTCAGCGCCACAACAGTAGAAGCAATACCGGGAATACAGCCCAAAAAACTTGTAGTGCGATCGATTCGAGTCCACCGCGACAACAGATAACCATTGACCATACTCAAACTAGCTGTAATCAGAATGCACCCCAACAGAGGCAAAGCGTAAGTTTTTCCCAACGCAACCGTTTCAGGAGAAAAGCGGGCCGCCGAAGAGATACCAATGATTGCCTTGCCAACAGTAATGAAAATAGAAGGAAAGGGTTTTGGGCCGTGTTGAGTAGAAGCATAGGCAATGCCAACTACCAGGGGGCCAAGCAACCAGGCGACAGGGACATCGAACCAGTCAAACAGAAAGCCCATGACTACAGCCACACATAACTGTTCAACGATTTTCTGAATTTTGTGCCAGTTGAAGACAAGAGTCGGAGGCCAAGTAACTGAGATGTTGCGATCGCCCTCAGATTGGGATTGAGATTCCCCCAGAATGTCTGGCACTACGGAATCCCTGAATATTTTTAATAGCGTCACTAAAGTCAAGTTAAGAAATATTGCTGGAAATTTATTATAGCCTTTTAAATCTAATTTTAGCTCTGTAATAAGATAGAAAAAATATAGCAGCTTTCGATTCGTTTAGGTGTTGTATCAAGTTAAAGCTAATTAAAGGTTGCAGTATTAATTCAGCCAGCCCCATTAGCAATTACTAATAAACTCGGCCCATAGAATGATCCGCATTAATCTCAACCACTAAATCTACTAACTCCGAATTACTTACCAAAGGGTTAATAAATAACTCAGGATGTAGAGCCTTCCAAAAATACTCCACAAATCTATTAATCTCCTCATCCGACATTCCCGACTTACCTGCCGCCCTCATCTCCCTCTCGGCCTGAAGCCGCCAAACTTGAGAAAGGCGATAATCAATTGGCTGCAAAACAATCAACCGATCCAACCGTTCCCAAACTGGCAAATAATCCCCTAATTTCCTATTCATATCATCGGCAAACTGCCGATCTTCTGATGTTACAATAGGAGGCAAATTGACATCAAAAATATCAACCTCGATTGGTCGTATCCCCACAAACCAACCCTCAAATAATACAATATCAACATCAGTAACAATCTCAGGCTCAGTTCGATCGCCAGCACCTCCCCAAAGCGACTTATCAAACCGAGGAATCAAAATAGATTTTGATTTTTCATGCTGGGGTAATCGCAAATTACCACGATCGCGCAATCGATCTAAAACTTCTATTCCTAACTCAAGATCGTGAGTCCCTGGCGGGCCGCGCCAAATTAAACGGGGGTCTTCCTCTTGTAACCGCTGCCTTTCATCATAAGTCTTGTAAAGATCGTCCAAAGAAAGGCTAATTGTTTTATTACCTAATTTCTCTAGAATTAACTTTAAAATGGCTGCTAAAGTAGTTTTTCCCGTTCCCTGTCCTCCTAAAATCCCTTGAATTAAAGTTCGCCCTAAGCTTTCTCTTTCCGTAGCTAATTGTATTGCCAAAGGTAGCCAAAGATTCCACGAAGTTGCTAATAAATTAATTGACTTTAATGGCAACTCAAGAATTGTCGCTGCAATTGACTGGAATAAATTAGCCCGTGCTAGAATAATTTCACTCACATTTTCAGCATTTATCCCAAAAGCACGAGATCGCGCTTCATCTGCCAATTCCCAAACCGCCAACTGCTGTAACTCATCTGCAACTGGCTGCTTTCCCCCTATCCAGCCTTCTAAAATTTCAATTAGCAATAAATTCAACAGTTGCATCATTTTAATCTCCGGCCTAAAATCTTAAATAATTCAGTGATAACTCCCACTTCGGCAAAGCATTGTTTACCATGAAAAAGTAAGAAGTAAGGATAAAAGGAATATTTATGGAAGAGATCAGACAACAAATTAACGCACTGAGTCATAAAGTGGACTCTCTGTATACAATTATTGAACACCTGAACGACAAATTAACGGAGTCAGTCTGTGACTCTAAGCTAACTGAGGGTCAAGGAACAGATCGAGCTGGATTGCGCTTAACAGAGAAAATTACCTCGTATCACAGCTACAGCAGTCTCGATCCAGTTCTAGAACACAAGGATGTACTTTTAGACGACTATTTCTCCGACAAGAATTTTCAAAGTCTGGAAAAAGAGTTGACAGCAGATATCCAAATCCAAAGGCTAACTGCTCAATTAACAGCAGCTTACAATCGTATTGCTGCCTTAGAAGAGCAGTTACTAGCCAAGAGAATTCACTCGTAACAAGGGAGCAGGGGAGCAGGGGAGCAGGGGAGATAGGGAGCAGAGGAGCAGGGGAGCAGAGGAGCGGGGGAGATGAGGAAACCCTTTCCCCAATTAGCAATTAGCAATTAGCAATTACCAATTACCAATTACCAATTAGCAATTACCAATTACCAATTACCAATTAGCAATTAGCAATTACCAATTACCAATTATCTATAATTTTTGATAACGCTTTGCCAAAGCTTCAATAGCTTCTTGGAGTTGATTTTGATTCCAATCTTGGGTTAAATGAGAAGCGATCGCGCATCCTCCAGCACCCACCCCTTCCTTAACATATCCCTGTTCGTAAGCTTGTAACTGCCGATAGCGAGAGCTAGCAAAACTCAATTGTGTAGCCAAAAGAGGCACAGGGCCAACATCTTGAGCTAATCCCACAGTATCCCCAGTAGGATCTTCGGCAACCCAGCGCGTAGTTCCCACTACAATTTGTTGTGGATGCCATAAGAGCGAATATTCACGCGCGATCGCCTCAATCAAAGCATAAACAGCCAACATTTGCGTACCCCCAGCCAGCATCACCCCACAACTACGACTCGCCGCGAGCGCCATCCCCGCCACTACTACTTGCATAGGATCGCCCACCCCCGCTATGAGGGATAGAGGAGATAGGGAGGATAGGGAAGATGGGGAGGATAGGGAGGATTTAACTCCCCCATCTCCCCCATCTCCCCCATCTCCCCCATCTCTCATTCTCCTTCTTCCTTCTTCTACTACAGCCAACTTTTGAGCGTGATTGCAATTAGGATGACTGCTGTTAACCTTACCCGCAGCAGCGATACCTAAACCCATTAAAACAGCTAAAGCAGTAGTCGTTCCCCCAACTACGCACTCCCCTAAGATCGCATACCCGCCATTAGTTTGGGCCGCTAACTCTTGCCCCCAAAATAAACCGCGATCGAGCAAATGCTTCACAGTTGAAAGTTCTAAAGCATTTCCAGAAGACAGACATTTAGCTGGAGTACCACCTAAATCAAAAGTCGGCACTGGCGGCGATAATGGCAAACCAGCATTAAATAAATACAAAGGAATGCCCAAACTCTCCACCACAGCGCGGGAGATAAGTACCGGAGACGCACCAGCATCAAGAGGCGGTAAAGGATATTTAGGCTGACTGCGAGGGCCATTGTAGAGAAACTCCGCATCTGCCAAACAAGTATATTTTCGGTCAGCCGGAGTAGCGCCGGCTGCGGAAATGCCAGGAATTAAACCAGTATCAGTAAATCCTAAAACGCAGGCAAACACAGCTTGGCGATGCCGATATTGTTCCAACCACCTCTGTCCCTGTTCTAGTTGAGTATAAACTTTAATCATTTCTGGGCGTTATTGCAAAGTAGCAGGGGAGATGGGGAGCAGGGGAGCGGGGGAGCAGGGGAGCAGGGGAGCGGGGGAGCGGGGGAGATGAGGAGAGGAAGAGAATTTTTCCCAAATTAGCAATTAGCCATTAGCAATTAGCCATTAGCCATTAGCCATTAGCCATTAGCAATTAGCAATTAGCTATTAGCCATTAGCCATTAGCTATTAGCCATTAATCCTCATAATCAATTAACACTTGTACCCAATTTGGCGGACGAGGGATAGGGTTTCCCAACCGATCTAAAAGTAGTAAAGCTACTAGATGTACAACGAATAGATAGATAATATTATTAAGCACGATCATCCCTGTTGCGATCGCCTGAACCAAAGTCAGATTTGGCACTGCCAGCACCCCCAACTTCACAAATCCCCATTCTACGAGCTCAGTAACTTGACTGGTTATATAAAGCCAGAGGTCTTCCCCCAGCAGTAGCGAAAGCAACCAAAACCGGAAAAAGAAACCAAAAGAACCCACAATAGCGC from Kamptonema formosum PCC 6407 encodes:
- a CDS encoding reverse transcriptase family protein, with protein sequence MTDQPRTRQELYDRIREIGREEFILEEMIRYGFWPAQGEIPQDPADEIRREGEIRRELNELQQQSRQLQNEKTLRKQALQQRLAESRRKQQETKERRERERQQKAENWQQRKQQEILYLGDGISGGLNNFNAEIERLQSYGLPICNTAEQIAAAININIGELRFLAFSRKTSTISHYIRFKIPKKTGGDRLISAPMPRLKKVQHWILDNILEKMELHTAAHGFRPHHSIVTNALPHVKAEVIINFDLKDFFPSISYKRVKGLFQSFGYAEAAATIFGLLCTEPEIEQVELDGKTYFVALTERHLPQGSPASPAITNLLCRRLDNRLTTMAEDMGFVYTRYADDLTFSASGDSLRYICNILKRTESIVAHEGFTINQQKTRILRKNRQQEVTGIVVNDRPSISKKELKRFRATLYQIEKDGPEGKHWGNSSDVIASIQGFANFVAMVDPEKGREFQKQVKQIKEKLR
- a CDS encoding AbrB family transcriptional regulator, with product MPDILGESQSQSEGDRNISVTWPPTLVFNWHKIQKIVEQLCVAVVMGFLFDWFDVPVAWLLGPLVVGIAYASTQHGPKPFPSIFITVGKAIIGISSAARFSPETVALGKTYALPLLGCILITASLSMVNGYLLSRWTRIDRTTSFLGCIPGIASTVVALSEELGADSVSVAVLQYIRMILVVLLVPSVANFFSPVIAGSETLTLLPVAANSHPVPMFVNLLVLAGCCSLGIFAGDRLKLPTSGFLGSFLLGLVVFWGLPYEFQIPRSLFIGALLLVGLSIGLKFNWQNVRLIGKAVLLEILLVIVLMVCCLAIGYEFHIITHVDIVTAILCFMPGGMEAMMATVTQLGGDTGLVLAAQITRQMLIIVAINLLNLFLNPAKRAVT
- the cobT gene encoding nicotinate mononucleotide-dependent phosphoribosyltransferase CobT, with the translated sequence MIKVYTQLEQGQRWLEQYRHRQAVFACVLGFTDTGLIPGISAAGATPADRKYTCLADAEFLYNGPRSQPKYPLPPLDAGASPVLISRAVVESLGIPLYLFNAGLPLSPPVPTFDLGGTPAKCLSSGNALELSTVKHLLDRGLFWGQELAAQTNGGYAILGECVVGGTTTALAVLMGLGIAAAGKVNSSHPNCNHAQKLAVVEEGRRRMRDGGDGGDGGDGGVKSSLSSPSSLSSLSPLSLIAGVGDPMQVVVAGMALAASRSCGVMLAGGTQMLAVYALIEAIAREYSLLWHPQQIVVGTTRWVAEDPTGDTVGLAQDVGPVPLLATQLSFASSRYRQLQAYEQGYVKEGVGAGGCAIASHLTQDWNQNQLQEAIEALAKRYQKL
- a CDS encoding AAA family ATPase; translated protein: MLEREFLIKMARDRELSPNQEQIFIMRFAEEKDYEEIAIQLRTSAGACLKQMGQVYKKFAVSGNHRGKENRLRISLLNQFRQLEEEKAAENLPLQRFNSAQSAAGNRGILDEKMEPIAFIDSYKIPALISHQNNSYASRLKLQAFTPATPPNEGIATPRQNLPAPDRTRFIGRETEMARLLEMLSCDREVGLSHHTPQIVSVNGLPGVGKTALALEAAYRCLQASRIPEAYPSAPTFDAIIFTSAKENHLTSAGILPRLQRDRTLGDICRAIARTLNRPDIASAEPLQQLDSIREYLSKIPTLLILDNLESVENQQEILSFLYDLPRTVKVIITTREQALFAPIYLESLLEIDGSELIEYQAREKGIVLDSEQCQIIYRETSGLSLASGYVVNQLAFGYSLSDVLERIKDSSSELAKFIFNGSIKSLAGQPSLKLLMAAARFDRPATREAIAIAAGITDSAIVADGLAKLQQLSLLKQQEGRYYMLELIRTYAIALSNTNVM
- the glmS gene encoding glutamine--fructose-6-phosphate transaminase (isomerizing) — its product is MCGIVGYIGTQAASEILLAGLEKLEYRGYDSAGLATIWEGQINCVRAKGKLHNLREKLAGAETPAAIGIGHTRWATHGKPEEYNAHPHLDSDRQVAVVQNGIVENYWELREELKAKGHKFISETDTEVIPNLIAELMAESGRKREEGRGKKEDGETGNADSLELRDSEAFLEAVLAAVNQLQGAFAIAVLCADYPDELIVARQHAPLVIGFGSGEFFCASDTPALVAHTRAVLSLENGELARLTPMGVEVYNFAGEKLKKSPRILGWNPILVEKQGFKHFMHKEIYEQPTVVRDCLEAYADSEWMGNGKSPINLGLPTELCADLEHISILACGTSWHASLVGKYLLEQLANIPTTVQYASEYRYAPAPLMANTLTIGVTQSGETADTLAALGMEEQRRAGFTDKFRARMLGITNRPESSLGHTIPHIINTHAGMEIGVAATKTFVGQLMAFYCLALDLAYQRQTVTESRLKEIMAGLRQLPIAMERFLEIQERQIEELSHEFNETRDFIFLGRGINFPIALEGALKLKEISYIHAEGYPAGEMKHGPIALLDAKVPVVAIAMPGSVYEKVLSNAQEAKARDARLIGVMPKELLTGGDVFNDVLPVPMVDELLSPILTVIPLQLLAYHIAARRGLDVDQPRNLAKSVTVE
- a CDS encoding proteasome-type protease, translating into MTYCLGIITRYGMVMAADSRTNAGVDYISTYQKLFDFSCPGERVILVCTSGNLSMTQGVISGLNKDIKVAADMNLHTLPSLYEVARYIGGKIRSMVELDQAWLKKDGIDAKCSLLLGGQIKGQEPELFMIYSQGNCIQATSETPFLQIGEAKYGKPILDRALSFETPLEGAAKCALLSIDSTMKSNISVGPPINLVMYETDSLVVRNRLLLRLGDPYLAEIRKMWEVSLREAFDRIPDINWRHNLEKEPSEDIIID